Proteins found in one Coffea eugenioides isolate CCC68of chromosome 5, Ceug_1.0, whole genome shotgun sequence genomic segment:
- the LOC113770435 gene encoding uncharacterized protein LOC113770435 encodes MAEQIIEEEPTTFPPSTSPPSQNQAQQELPTPSNTSMLLLRIMSKRRTWVCLFFGVYTVLLSLSWNFLKSVLAWYETTLMNSSSSSASSSVYSGWPALYASALLGVAFGVLSMVTALAVAVPATLVTWITVLVLLTFCGKPRRTLVMEGKKLTADITGFVVKVLLKEGNIVAALCAVLGYFAFVRRGKENATAGDY; translated from the coding sequence ATGGCAGAACAGATTATAGAAGAAGAACCCACAACTTTCCCACCTTCAACTTCACCTCCCTCGCAAAATCAAGCCCAACAAGAGTTACCAACTCCATCGAACACCTCCATGCTTCTCTTAAGGATTATGAGCAAAAGAAGAACATGGGTCTGCCTGTTTTTTGGTGTTTACACGGTTTTGTTATCGCTTTCTTGGAATTTCCTTAAATCAGTTCTTGCTTGGTATGAAACAACTTTGATGAACTCTTCATCAAGTTCAGCATCATCATCAGTTTATTCAGGTTGGCCAGCTTTGTATGCATCAGCTCTTTTAGGTGTGGCTTTTGGAGTGCTCTCCATGGTGACAGCCTTGGCTGTGGCTGTTCCTGCTACTTTGGTTACTTGGATTACTGTGCTGGTTTTGCTGACTTTTTGTGGGAAGCCCAGAAGGACTTTGGTGATGGAAGGCAAGAAATTGACTGCTGATATTACTGGATTTGTAGTGAAGGTTTTGCTCAAAGAAGGGAATATTGTGGCCGCACTTTGTGCTGTTCTTGGATATTTTGCATTTGTTAGGAGAGGCAAAGAAAATGCTACTGCTGGTGACTATTAG